A single region of the Pelorhabdus rhamnosifermentans genome encodes:
- a CDS encoding 4Fe-4S binding protein, with amino-acid sequence MPEIKENSLLKSILKSKWYPGILQVPVVIVFAFIMYELFFGPIEAHENFGIALTWVLWWPLIPLIFLLFGRFWCGICPFGTVSDYVQKIVGNNRPVPKFLNKYGIWIIDIFFILITWGDHVYGIVESPRGSGVVMLILAAGAITAGAFFERRTWCRHICFLGGVAGNYSRTGALELRGTPEKCNKCTVAACYKGSKNVPGCPMFEFPRTMDNSARCNLCGHCVKNCPDDSITISVRPPSKELWFIRKPKFEESILAIVIMGIVFVQNITMLEIWDQAQSWLENALGTHEYAITFTVIFLIAMAIPVGLLYISSWAAGKSNGESTHMNFARFGYALIPLDLAAHMAHNLFHLLAEGKSILFTGMAVIGMNVPEKSTAFFSVDTIQILQYILLGIGTLGSIYTAYRIAKSQYSVEKIKGSALPFICLIIILLLANIYFFMLPMMHRM; translated from the coding sequence ATGCCGGAGATCAAGGAAAATAGTCTGTTGAAATCTATCTTAAAAAGCAAGTGGTACCCGGGAATTCTACAAGTCCCTGTTGTAATAGTTTTTGCTTTTATTATGTATGAATTGTTTTTTGGTCCGATCGAAGCCCATGAAAACTTTGGGATTGCTTTGACCTGGGTGTTATGGTGGCCATTGATTCCGCTGATCTTTCTCCTGTTTGGGCGATTTTGGTGTGGTATTTGTCCATTTGGAACAGTCAGTGATTATGTTCAAAAAATTGTGGGGAATAATCGCCCTGTGCCTAAATTTCTTAATAAATATGGTATTTGGATTATTGATATCTTCTTTATCTTGATTACCTGGGGAGATCATGTTTATGGCATTGTGGAGTCGCCGCGTGGTTCTGGTGTAGTGATGCTGATTCTTGCGGCAGGTGCGATTACTGCCGGGGCCTTTTTTGAACGTCGGACGTGGTGTCGTCATATTTGTTTTTTAGGCGGTGTAGCAGGCAACTACTCGCGAACAGGTGCTTTGGAACTTCGGGGAACACCGGAGAAGTGCAATAAATGTACTGTGGCGGCCTGTTATAAGGGCAGTAAAAATGTTCCCGGCTGTCCAATGTTTGAGTTTCCAAGAACGATGGATAATAGTGCGCGGTGCAATCTATGTGGTCATTGTGTAAAAAATTGTCCCGATGATTCCATCACCATTTCAGTTCGACCGCCGTCTAAAGAGCTTTGGTTTATACGCAAGCCGAAGTTTGAAGAGTCTATCTTGGCGATTGTTATCATGGGAATCGTATTTGTTCAGAACATCACCATGTTGGAAATTTGGGACCAGGCTCAAAGCTGGCTGGAAAATGCCCTCGGTACTCATGAGTATGCAATCACATTTACTGTTATTTTCTTAATTGCAATGGCTATACCGGTTGGCTTACTTTATATAAGCAGTTGGGCAGCTGGGAAAAGTAATGGTGAGTCTACCCATATGAATTTTGCTCGCTTCGGCTATGCTTTAATTCCACTGGATTTGGCAGCCCACATGGCTCATAATTTGTTTCACTTATTAGCAGAGGGTAAATCAATTTTGTTTACTGGTATGGCGGTAATTGGCATGAATGTTCCGGAAAAATCGACTGCTTTTTTTAGTGTCGATACGATTCAGATATTGCAATATATATTGCTTGGGATTGGCACTTTGGGTTCGATTTATACTGCCTATCGGATAGCGAAATCACAGTATTCTGTAGAAAAAATAAAGGGATCTGCCTTGCCGTTTATATGCCTGATTATTATCTTGCTGTTAGCGAATATTTACTTTTTTATGTTGCCAATGATGCATCGCATGTAA
- a CDS encoding NAD(P)/FAD-dependent oxidoreductase: MLRISNFRTAITEEQTIQELVAKRLKIPVTAIRSVKCIRQALDARRKQNISFVYTLDVETTLPERKVLTKLRHDKNVVIKEEDKPQSIVCGERKLSYRPIIVGFGPSGMLAAYTLAQAGFRPIVLERGADIDQRTKDVNDFWQTGQLNIRSNVQFGEGGAGTFSDGKLTTRVNDSSMSEVLGLFVNFGAPDNILYAHKPHIGTDRLQQVVKNLRQKVIELGGEVRFHSQVTGFTRSDTGSITSLQLNGKEEIAADVVLFGIGNSARDTYEYLDKQGVALEAKPFAIGVRIEHSQQLIDVAQFGAWAGHPKLGAADYALVYHDRETKRTAYSFCMCPGGVVVAGASEAGQVVTNGMSSFARASGMANSALVVNVELTDFGPGNLAGIAFQRHYEKLAFELAGSNYCAPVQSVGSFLHRRDVNFFVQPTYRPGVKKGDLRQCLPDFVTATLAKALPEFGRKIKGFADDGVIMTGVETRTSAPVRIRRDNHFQSENVGGLYPMGEGAGYAGGIMSAALDGLHVANHIIATYGQPVLK; this comes from the coding sequence TTGTTGAGAATCAGTAATTTTCGTACAGCTATTACGGAAGAGCAAACAATACAAGAGCTTGTTGCCAAACGTTTGAAAATACCTGTCACAGCAATTCGTTCGGTAAAATGTATTCGTCAGGCCCTTGATGCCAGACGCAAACAAAATATTAGCTTTGTCTACACTTTAGATGTGGAAACGACTTTACCTGAAAGAAAAGTTCTAACAAAGCTGCGTCATGATAAAAATGTTGTTATTAAAGAAGAAGATAAACCTCAGTCCATTGTCTGCGGTGAAAGAAAACTGTCATATCGTCCCATTATTGTAGGGTTTGGTCCATCGGGCATGCTTGCGGCTTACACTTTGGCCCAAGCAGGTTTTAGGCCTATTGTATTGGAACGCGGCGCCGATATTGACCAACGGACAAAAGATGTCAATGATTTTTGGCAGACAGGCCAACTGAATATCCGGTCCAATGTACAGTTCGGTGAGGGCGGGGCAGGAACCTTCTCTGATGGCAAGCTTACGACGCGTGTCAATGATTCCAGCATGAGCGAGGTACTTGGACTATTTGTTAATTTTGGTGCTCCAGATAATATTTTGTATGCTCATAAACCACATATTGGTACAGATCGGCTGCAGCAGGTCGTCAAAAATTTACGGCAAAAAGTCATTGAACTTGGCGGTGAAGTGCGATTTCATAGTCAAGTGACAGGATTTACTAGAAGTGATACAGGGAGTATTACTTCTCTACAATTGAATGGCAAGGAAGAAATCGCTGCAGATGTTGTTCTGTTCGGTATCGGCAATAGTGCGCGAGACACCTATGAATATTTAGATAAGCAAGGGGTGGCACTTGAAGCGAAACCTTTTGCTATTGGGGTGCGCATTGAGCATTCTCAGCAGCTTATCGATGTGGCGCAGTTCGGCGCTTGGGCTGGTCATCCAAAACTGGGTGCTGCCGACTATGCCCTTGTTTATCATGATAGGGAAACAAAGCGTACAGCCTATTCCTTTTGTATGTGCCCGGGCGGCGTTGTTGTTGCTGGCGCTTCAGAAGCGGGACAGGTTGTGACAAATGGCATGAGTAGTTTTGCCCGTGCTTCTGGCATGGCCAATAGCGCACTTGTAGTAAATGTTGAATTAACTGATTTTGGACCGGGAAATTTAGCTGGTATCGCTTTTCAACGGCATTATGAAAAATTGGCTTTTGAGCTTGCTGGCAGTAATTACTGTGCCCCTGTACAAAGTGTCGGCAGTTTTTTACATCGGAGAGATGTGAATTTTTTTGTACAGCCTACTTATCGGCCCGGTGTGAAAAAGGGCGATCTTAGACAGTGTCTCCCCGATTTTGTTACGGCTACACTTGCCAAGGCTTTGCCTGAATTTGGGCGTAAAATAAAAGGATTTGCTGATGATGGTGTCATCATGACAGGTGTGGAGACGCGTACTTCGGCACCCGTAAGAATTCGGCGTGACAATCATTTTCAATCGGAAAATGTCGGTGGCTTGTATCCCATGGGTGAAGGCGCAGGTTATGCAGGAGGTATTATGAGCGCTGCATTAGATGGTCTTCATGTTGCTAATCACATCATTGCTACATATGGACAACCGGTTTTAAAATAA
- the glmM gene encoding phosphoglucosamine mutase, with the protein MGRLFGTDGVRGIANQYLTPELAFNLGRAATYYFGKECREPVLLIGRDTRISGQMLESALAAGICAAGGKAILAGVIPTPAIAYLTKTTQAMAGVVISASHNPYPDNGIKFFAGTGYKLPDKIEDELEELITHSLATMKRPVANEIGTIEYQHELIEKYIEHCLSTTTVSLAGLKIVLDCANGAAYEVVPRVLRHLGAEVIVINDQPSGTNINDQCGSTHLAGLQQAVLEHHADVGIANDGDADRCLAVDEQGKIVDGDHIMVICAKQLQQSGHLAKDTLVATVMSNIGLHQAMKSVGIKVVVTPVGDRYVLEKMREQGFMLGGEQSGHIVFQEYCTTGDGLITALQLLSAMVRTKQTMSELNAAMTTFPQLLVNVRVASKQGWEQNARIQAAITKGSEDLGEEGRILVRPSGTEPLIRVMAEGPVQAKLELIVQQIADIVKNEQGQG; encoded by the coding sequence TTGGGTAGATTATTTGGAACAGATGGAGTAAGAGGAATTGCCAATCAGTATTTGACACCGGAATTAGCATTTAATTTAGGACGGGCGGCAACGTATTATTTTGGCAAGGAGTGCCGGGAGCCTGTTCTTTTGATCGGGCGCGATACGCGTATTTCAGGACAAATGCTTGAGTCGGCTTTGGCAGCAGGCATTTGTGCAGCAGGAGGAAAGGCTATTTTGGCGGGAGTTATTCCTACGCCAGCTATTGCTTACTTGACAAAAACGACACAGGCTATGGCAGGAGTTGTTATTTCTGCTTCTCATAATCCTTATCCTGATAATGGCATCAAATTTTTTGCCGGTACTGGCTATAAATTGCCTGACAAGATAGAAGATGAACTGGAAGAACTTATTACTCATTCATTAGCCACAATGAAACGCCCCGTCGCTAATGAAATTGGTACTATTGAGTATCAACATGAACTTATTGAAAAGTATATTGAACATTGTCTGAGTACCACTACTGTATCCCTTGCTGGGTTGAAAATTGTCTTAGATTGTGCCAATGGTGCAGCTTATGAAGTCGTGCCAAGGGTTCTCAGACACTTAGGGGCTGAGGTCATTGTTATCAATGATCAGCCAAGCGGTACGAATATTAATGATCAATGCGGCTCCACCCATTTGGCTGGATTACAGCAAGCCGTGCTTGAGCATCATGCTGATGTGGGGATTGCTAATGATGGTGATGCCGACCGTTGCCTCGCGGTGGACGAGCAGGGGAAGATCGTTGATGGCGATCATATTATGGTGATCTGTGCCAAGCAGCTTCAACAGTCTGGTCATTTGGCGAAAGATACTCTTGTAGCTACTGTTATGAGCAACATTGGTCTTCATCAAGCCATGAAGAGCGTCGGTATTAAAGTTGTTGTAACACCTGTCGGGGATCGTTACGTACTGGAAAAAATGCGTGAACAGGGTTTTATGCTAGGCGGAGAGCAGTCAGGTCATATTGTTTTTCAAGAATATTGTACGACGGGCGATGGGCTTATTACAGCCTTGCAATTACTATCTGCTATGGTAAGAACAAAGCAGACCATGTCTGAGCTTAATGCTGCCATGACGACATTTCCTCAGCTACTCGTGAATGTGCGTGTGGCAAGCAAACAGGGTTGGGAGCAAAATGCGCGTATTCAAGCCGCCATTACCAAGGGCAGTGAGGATCTTGGTGAAGAAGGCCGAATATTAGTGCGTCCATCAGGGACAGAACCACTTATTCGTGTGATGGCTGAAGGGCCTGTACAGGCCAAGCTGGAACTCATTGTTCAGCAAATTGCAGACATTGTAAAAAACGAACAAGGCCAAGGTTGA
- the cdaA gene encoding diadenylate cyclase CdaA gives MLLQIRGILATVTLLDIVDIVIVAFFLYKSYSMMKDTRAVALLKGLIVLLIATLVSKWLGLNVINWVLQKSMTVVLVALPVVFQPELRRALEQLGRGGFFRKNIFLSAEETESFLDEISKATSVLAKNKIGALVVFERETGLTDYIETGIKVGGLVSSEFLINIFIPNTPMHDGAVIIRGDRVMAAGCLLPLTDDRTLNKELGTRHRAAIGISEQADCVVVVVSEETGTISLAHAGQLMRHLDADSLKNTLRPLFLGKTMTIGDLFNWRASS, from the coding sequence ATGTTATTACAAATTCGTGGTATTTTAGCTACGGTTACATTGCTCGACATCGTCGATATTGTCATCGTGGCCTTCTTCTTGTACAAATCCTATTCGATGATGAAAGATACACGAGCAGTTGCTTTGCTTAAAGGACTTATTGTACTTCTTATTGCTACGCTTGTGAGCAAATGGCTGGGACTCAATGTAATCAATTGGGTGCTGCAAAAATCTATGACAGTGGTTCTTGTTGCCTTGCCTGTTGTATTTCAGCCAGAACTGCGGCGTGCTTTAGAGCAGCTTGGGCGAGGCGGATTTTTTAGGAAAAACATTTTTCTAAGTGCCGAAGAAACAGAGTCTTTTCTTGATGAAATCAGTAAAGCTACAAGTGTACTGGCGAAAAATAAAATTGGCGCACTCGTCGTATTTGAACGTGAAACAGGTTTGACTGACTATATTGAAACCGGTATTAAGGTGGGGGGACTTGTATCAAGTGAATTTTTAATTAACATTTTTATTCCCAATACGCCTATGCATGATGGGGCTGTGATTATTCGGGGCGATCGTGTGATGGCCGCAGGGTGTCTCTTGCCTCTTACGGATGACCGAACACTCAATAAAGAACTCGGTACTCGGCATCGCGCCGCCATTGGCATTAGCGAGCAAGCTGACTGTGTTGTCGTTGTTGTCAGTGAAGAAACAGGTACCATTTCTCTGGCACACGCAGGTCAACTTATGCGTCATTTAGATGCTGACTCCCTTAAAAATACCCTCCGTCCCTTGTTTTTGGGTAAAACCATGACTATCGGTGATCTTTTTAATTGGAGGGCTTCGTCATGA
- a CDS encoding LysR family transcriptional regulator → MEIKELPNIQEMENFIIYGKVRNFTLAADQAHITQSAFSFQMKKLEERLGVKLILRSNRGSCLTPEGEFFYKKINKIMPELMEAIYELQEMSSERPLELKVGVLTSLGDILMSQHVTYFRKNGNIRLTVYSMEKDDLIRSLNNGKIDIASTFLADDEKLENFDNTLFRMDRMVYYAPNIPKLKEPVSISDVFKLPLAKYPPNNFMNKMIDQYFNTEGKLPVVAAQLSSPYAIIQFCKENCAGALVVERLLNTLDANHGHGYFALSPSYMLKAYLLYKKKNPKYRAIKLFIDYVVNLNRDNK, encoded by the coding sequence ATGGAAATTAAAGAATTGCCTAACATTCAGGAAATGGAAAATTTTATAATATACGGAAAAGTCCGTAACTTTACTCTTGCCGCCGACCAGGCACATATTACCCAATCTGCTTTTAGCTTTCAGATGAAAAAGCTTGAAGAAAGATTAGGAGTAAAGCTGATTTTACGTTCCAATCGCGGTAGTTGTTTGACGCCTGAGGGTGAATTCTTTTATAAAAAAATAAATAAAATTATGCCGGAATTAATGGAAGCAATTTATGAATTACAGGAAATGAGCAGTGAAAGACCGTTGGAATTGAAAGTAGGTGTGCTGACATCTCTAGGCGACATACTAATGAGCCAGCATGTAACATATTTTCGTAAAAACGGAAATATCCGATTAACTGTTTATAGCATGGAAAAGGACGATCTTATTAGGTCATTAAATAATGGGAAAATTGATATTGCTTCAACCTTCCTTGCCGATGATGAAAAATTGGAAAATTTCGACAACACCTTATTTAGGATGGACCGTATGGTCTATTATGCTCCCAATATTCCAAAGCTAAAGGAGCCAGTCAGTATATCCGACGTGTTTAAATTACCGTTAGCGAAATACCCACCGAATAATTTCATGAATAAAATGATCGATCAGTATTTTAACACAGAGGGAAAATTACCGGTTGTTGCGGCGCAATTGTCGTCTCCATATGCCATTATTCAGTTTTGTAAAGAAAATTGTGCAGGAGCACTGGTTGTCGAGCGGCTTCTCAATACACTCGATGCTAATCATGGGCATGGATACTTTGCGCTTAGCCCATCATACATGTTGAAAGCTTATCTGTTATATAAAAAAAAGAACCCAAAGTATCGCGCTATCAAGCTATTTATTGACTATGTGGTAAATTTGAATCGGGATAATAAATAA
- a CDS encoding CdaR family protein yields MKELLSKNLAAKILCMIMAVVLWMYVMNEQNPPIEASFTVPIEVKNLSSTYTLMDGPESVRVKVRGARSIIATLSASDIAAYIDLKGVGEGRHPIKIMAIVPQSVELVEVNPDKALLRIDIATSRKLPVEVRYTSAPPENAIVGKVTLSPDAVIVEGPKSVLDSMDKAIIYMDLSEHSTDFSGKFTVHIVNTDGKELEDVVAQPSQINVATQLLVVNKKLVDVKPVFSGELPTGMMMKQLEVTPTKIELFGSKALLDTMDTVTTEPIVLTNDMKEFNRQIKVIAKDGIVVSPTTITVKFIVGPTH; encoded by the coding sequence ATGAAGGAACTTCTCAGTAAGAATTTAGCAGCAAAAATTTTATGTATGATTATGGCTGTTGTGTTGTGGATGTATGTCATGAACGAACAAAATCCTCCCATTGAGGCTAGTTTTACCGTTCCAATTGAGGTAAAAAATCTTTCTAGCACTTATACTTTAATGGATGGTCCTGAATCAGTGCGTGTCAAAGTACGTGGCGCCCGAAGTATTATTGCTACTTTGTCTGCCAGTGATATTGCCGCCTATATCGATTTAAAAGGCGTTGGTGAGGGACGCCATCCCATAAAAATTATGGCTATTGTTCCTCAGTCTGTTGAATTAGTTGAAGTGAATCCTGATAAAGCTTTGCTTCGTATTGATATTGCAACAAGCCGTAAATTGCCTGTGGAAGTTCGGTATACAAGTGCACCACCTGAAAATGCGATTGTGGGCAAGGTTACGCTATCACCGGATGCAGTCATTGTAGAAGGGCCTAAGAGCGTGCTTGATAGTATGGATAAAGCTATAATTTACATGGATTTATCCGAACATAGTACGGATTTTTCAGGTAAATTTACTGTCCATATTGTTAATACAGATGGCAAAGAACTGGAAGATGTGGTAGCACAACCGAGTCAAATCAATGTTGCCACACAACTGCTTGTCGTCAACAAAAAACTGGTTGATGTGAAACCCGTCTTTAGCGGCGAATTGCCAACAGGCATGATGATGAAACAATTGGAAGTTACTCCAACTAAAATTGAGTTATTCGGGTCAAAGGCTTTGCTTGATACGATGGATACAGTGACAACAGAGCCTATCGTATTAACAAACGATATGAAAGAATTTAATCGCCAAATCAAAGTTATTGCCAAGGATGGTATTGTAGTGTCACCTACTACCATTACCGTAAAATTTATTGTGGGACCGACGCATTAG
- a CDS encoding HXXEE domain-containing protein translates to MSIESMMWLFPIVFMIHEFEEIIFLPRWMKKNSIDLHKKIPHIAQKMVLRLEALSTAAFAVAVFEEFILLSVLTLFCVEGGLYSLFAAVTIGYLVHVVIHLAQAMFLRRYIPAVGTGLFTGVYSIFSLYYLHLLGLLNWNQIIFLLPIVIFIIAVNLIFCHSIARRMETRWKA, encoded by the coding sequence ATGAGTATAGAATCCATGATGTGGCTATTTCCTATAGTTTTCATGATTCACGAATTTGAGGAAATCATCTTCCTTCCTCGTTGGATGAAAAAAAATAGTATTGACCTTCATAAAAAAATTCCTCATATAGCCCAAAAAATGGTTCTTAGGCTTGAGGCCTTATCAACAGCTGCTTTTGCGGTGGCAGTTTTTGAGGAGTTCATATTGCTATCTGTTCTGACTCTGTTTTGTGTAGAGGGGGGGTTATATTCTCTTTTTGCAGCGGTAACGATTGGTTATCTTGTTCATGTCGTTATTCATTTAGCGCAAGCTATGTTTTTGCGGAGATATATTCCTGCCGTAGGAACGGGGTTGTTTACTGGAGTTTATAGCATTTTTTCTTTATACTATCTTCATTTGTTAGGGCTGCTAAATTGGAATCAGATTATTTTTCTTTTGCCAATAGTCATTTTTATTATTGCTGTGAATCTTATTTTCTGCCACAGCATTGCCAGGAGAATGGAGACTAGGTGGAAAGCTTAG
- the glmS gene encoding glutamine--fructose-6-phosphate transaminase (isomerizing), translated as MCGIVGYIGPKQAAGFLLEGLSKLEYRGYDSAGIAVFDGEKINVTKTVGRLAVLKDQLKNNMPQGQIGIGHTRWATHGRPSDVNSHPHTDCTGNFVVVHNGIIENYLDLKEKLIEKGHVFVSETDTEVVAHLLEEYYDGDFEGAVKKVLAAIEGSYSLVFMTKFDPDKIICSKKDNPLVIGLGQGENFIASDIPAIINYTRRTYILSDGEMAVVTKDSVWVMNRQGVPVSKKVFEVNWDAEAAEKGGYEHFMIKEIYEQPKVIRETMSGRLAKDNSEIIFDELKWTKEDLVGIKKILITACGTAYHAGFVAKYFIEQLARIPVEVDIASEFRYRTPLVDESTLAIVISQSGETIDTLAALKEAKRLGARTLAVTNVVGSSIAREADHVIYTWAGPEIAVASTKAYTTQLVSVFMLALYLAGLKEAIAPERMKELVAGLKNLPAQAHEVLDDVEPIKTFAEKYGFSEDVFFIGRSLDYAVALEGALKLKEISYIHAEAYAAGELKHGTLALIIEGVPVIALATQSDVYDKTLSNIKEVKARDAVVIGIGFVGDKQLEKYVDHTILIPRTEKYLAPILSVIPLQLLAYYAAITRGCDVDKPRNLAKSVTVE; from the coding sequence ATGTGCGGTATTGTTGGATATATTGGGCCCAAGCAGGCGGCCGGGTTCTTATTAGAAGGACTGTCAAAATTAGAGTATCGTGGTTATGATTCAGCAGGAATTGCTGTTTTTGATGGTGAAAAAATTAATGTAACAAAAACAGTCGGTCGTTTAGCCGTTTTAAAGGATCAACTGAAAAATAATATGCCACAGGGACAAATTGGTATTGGTCATACTCGCTGGGCGACACACGGTCGTCCGTCTGATGTCAATTCACATCCTCATACAGATTGTACAGGGAATTTCGTTGTTGTTCACAATGGAATTATTGAAAACTATTTGGACTTAAAAGAAAAATTAATTGAAAAAGGCCATGTTTTTGTTTCGGAAACAGACACGGAAGTTGTGGCCCATTTACTTGAAGAATATTATGACGGCGACTTTGAAGGAGCTGTCAAGAAAGTATTGGCAGCCATTGAAGGTTCTTATTCGCTCGTGTTCATGACGAAGTTTGATCCTGATAAAATTATTTGTTCCAAAAAAGATAATCCTTTAGTCATTGGCCTAGGACAGGGTGAAAACTTTATTGCCTCAGATATTCCGGCGATTATTAACTATACCCGCCGGACTTATATCTTGAGCGACGGCGAGATGGCTGTTGTTACAAAAGACTCTGTTTGGGTAATGAACCGTCAAGGTGTTCCTGTCAGTAAAAAAGTTTTTGAAGTGAATTGGGATGCCGAAGCAGCTGAAAAAGGCGGCTATGAACATTTCATGATCAAGGAAATTTATGAACAGCCGAAAGTTATTCGTGAAACCATGTCAGGCCGCTTAGCCAAAGACAACAGCGAGATTATTTTTGATGAGCTAAAATGGACGAAAGAAGATCTGGTCGGCATCAAGAAGATTTTGATTACGGCATGCGGAACTGCTTATCATGCCGGTTTTGTTGCCAAATATTTTATTGAGCAACTTGCTCGTATTCCTGTAGAAGTGGATATTGCCTCCGAATTCCGTTACCGGACACCGCTTGTTGATGAATCTACTTTGGCAATCGTGATTAGTCAGTCAGGCGAAACTATTGACACTTTAGCAGCTTTAAAAGAAGCTAAACGGTTAGGGGCGCGTACTCTTGCCGTAACCAATGTTGTCGGTTCGTCCATTGCCCGTGAAGCCGATCATGTCATTTATACCTGGGCAGGCCCGGAAATTGCCGTGGCATCCACCAAGGCCTATACGACACAGCTTGTTAGTGTGTTTATGTTGGCTTTGTATCTAGCAGGTCTCAAAGAAGCGATTGCACCCGAGCGCATGAAGGAACTTGTTGCCGGACTTAAAAATCTTCCGGCACAGGCTCATGAAGTGTTGGATGATGTGGAGCCCATTAAGACATTTGCCGAAAAATACGGTTTTAGCGAAGATGTGTTCTTTATTGGCCGTTCTCTTGATTATGCAGTGGCTCTCGAAGGAGCTTTAAAACTCAAGGAAATTTCTTATATTCATGCTGAGGCTTATGCAGCAGGCGAACTCAAACATGGCACATTAGCCCTTATTATTGAAGGGGTACCTGTCATTGCTTTGGCAACACAGTCTGATGTCTATGACAAAACGCTGAGCAATATTAAAGAAGTAAAAGCGCGTGATGCCGTTGTCATTGGTATTGGCTTTGTGGGCGATAAACAGCTAGAAAAATACGTGGATCATACTATTTTGATTCCACGTACAGAAAAATATTTAGCACCCATTCTATCGGTTATTCCTCTGCAACTTCTGGCTTATTACGCTGCTATTACCCGTGGCTGCGATGTCGATAAGCCTAGAAATCTTGCAAAAAGCGTTACAGTAGAATAA
- a CDS encoding branched-chain amino acid aminotransferase, with amino-acid sequence MTKVRLNLTKERRSLPDEATLGFGRIFTDHMFTMTYETGKGWHNPTIEPYRDFDMSPSTMTLHYGQAIFEGIKAFKTADHRIAVFRPKDYLARFNRSADILCIPQMDVEAVYDGLKQLLEVEKNWVPSKFGTALYIRPLVFATDHYVGVKVADTYKLVIMLSPVGAYYEHGFDPVSLKVEDKFVRACPGGLGEAKTPANYAASLRAGEVAVQEGFDQVLWLDAVHRKYIEEVGSMNIVFKINGELVTPALTGSILGGMTRRTVLELARDWGMKATERVISIDELYEAHAKGQLEEVFGTGTAAVISPVGSLTWKGKKIVINNNQTGPIAHKLFTAVTDLQYAKVQDTHGWVDFVTKV; translated from the coding sequence ATGACAAAAGTAAGGTTAAATCTAACAAAAGAGCGGCGATCATTGCCTGATGAGGCAACACTTGGATTTGGCAGAATCTTTACTGATCATATGTTTACCATGACTTATGAGACGGGAAAGGGTTGGCATAATCCAACGATTGAGCCCTATCGAGATTTTGATATGTCACCGTCCACTATGACGCTTCATTATGGTCAGGCTATTTTTGAAGGGATTAAAGCTTTTAAGACGGCTGATCATCGTATTGCTGTGTTCCGCCCCAAAGATTATTTGGCTCGGTTTAATCGGTCTGCTGACATTCTCTGCATTCCGCAGATGGATGTGGAAGCTGTTTATGATGGTCTCAAACAGCTTTTAGAGGTCGAAAAGAACTGGGTTCCAAGTAAATTTGGTACAGCTCTTTATATTCGTCCCCTCGTTTTTGCTACAGATCATTACGTGGGTGTAAAAGTTGCTGACACATATAAACTCGTGATCATGCTGTCCCCTGTTGGGGCCTATTATGAACATGGTTTTGATCCTGTCAGTTTAAAAGTTGAAGATAAATTTGTTCGCGCCTGTCCGGGCGGTCTTGGCGAAGCCAAAACTCCAGCCAATTATGCAGCAAGCCTCAGGGCGGGTGAGGTTGCAGTTCAGGAAGGTTTTGACCAGGTACTGTGGCTGGATGCCGTTCATCGTAAATATATTGAAGAAGTCGGTTCCATGAACATTGTCTTTAAAATCAATGGTGAACTCGTTACTCCCGCCTTAACAGGCAGTATTTTGGGTGGTATGACGCGGAGAACGGTTCTTGAACTTGCCCGTGACTGGGGCATGAAAGCGACAGAGCGAGTCATTTCTATTGATGAACTTTATGAAGCTCATGCCAAAGGCCAGTTAGAAGAAGTTTTTGGAACAGGAACGGCTGCTGTAATTTCACCTGTTGGGTCTTTAACATGGAAAGGTAAGAAGATTGTTATTAACAACAATCAGACAGGTCCTATTGCACATAAATTATTTACGGCTGTTACTGATTTACAATATGCCAAAGTTCAAGATACTCATGGTTGGGTTGATTTTGTGACCAAAGTCTGA